AGTcgaatttggaattttctatacGTGGGGAACGTATCCCGATTACATACACAACGGAATTACTCCGATTCAACAAGCCCTAGAATCATTTTAAATCACTAATCGGAGAAATATATCACAGAACGGACATACTTTAGGTTTTTCATGATTAAATGTCCACAATGCGGTTCCTCGAGAGATTGTTTGTCCGTTTGACAATCGGGAGAGAAGATCGGGAGTTCGTCATCGTTTGTCACTTTTCTATATTCTCTGTTCTTTGTTGGAAGAACATCTAAACAATGTCTAACGTTTAGAATTAGATAACTACATTTTTAGCAGTTTATCTATAATGGGTCAAGGACTAtgatagcctacatgggcggaccatgATCCTTCCcatgcaccctcattttctaaCACCGTCAAAAAGTGCAACAAAGTTGAGACAACCACTCCAAACTCATTTCGCTTCCATCCCAACAAGTGCTACTAAGGcatcgtttgtttcgcggaaaatgaatgattagaaaaatattttcccgaaaaCAATTACTTGTATTGCTGACAAGAATAGAAtgaacaaaatatattttcgtcaTCCACGAAAATGATTAGATATTAATCGTTgtcaatgatgaaaatattttttcattggctaattattccaagcgatataagtgattatatagaaaaataattttcaaataactcattttttgcacaataaatagagcctaaatAAATTGTGTTTTCATTCTCATACCAAAGATTCTGATCCTTGTGTGCTCATGCAAGCACGCAAAGTTCAGAGGGCAACACCTAAATTCTCATTTTGAAACAGAAAATACCGAGGCCAAAACCGCTCAAACTGAAGAAGAAATTGCGAGTACTTTTTCTCTATTTGGTTCGATTTGTTAGTGGTCATCTCTAATAACATTGCAAGCCATTTAAAAAAGGGTCAAGGGCGATTGAAAAATGTATCTTAGGAGTGTCGTTCGTCACAATCTTAAGATGAAACTCGAATCAAGTATCATCCAGATCATTAATTCTGGTTTATTGATAAGCATATGCTTAAAAATCACTACTATGTCGAAGATAATCATGATCCAAGATTGAGTCGACCGCCCTAGGTTCCTTAACCCCGgcttaaaagaaaatgaatttcacAAAGTCTCTTGCATTTCAATCCGACTTGGCATGCGACATGAACAATGAACACAAGATATTTTGCGTCTGGGGGCTACAGAGTAAGGCTGGAGGTCGGCCCAGCCAGCCGGCCAAAATGAGCACGCGCGACATTGCCATATTGTTCttagttttcctatttttccccTTACGATGTCTCTGTCCTTGCATAATTACAAAACTAAATAGACCAATTTCGTCGACGTGCATGTCCTCATGCGGACTCAGAAAGTTCATGATAAAAACCATTTCGATAACAATGACGCTCCGACATAAATATCTTCCGCCGCCGTTGCTTGTGGAACTTGGAATTCTATTGCAGATACGTCCACCAACGTTGTCCGTCGATTGTCTGTCCACCACCAATTCGAACACGTACTCTCCAATCAATACAGCTCGTTTTGAACGTGGGAATTTTGAAGATTCTATCAATCCTCCAATTAGCTCAATTCTTGCTCCTTTAAAATTATTGTCGACACACAAAAATAACCCAAGCCTTTTATGGATCAGTAGAAGTTCATATCGAGTTGTCGACAGAgcaatcaataaaaatcatcacaaatttggcGACCAACGCAAGTCGGTGTGATGCGGCCCATGATGTTATTGATGAAAGGTGATCGAGATCGAGCAGGACAGTTGTCGACATACTATGACAAGGGGTCGATCACATGAGCGTAAGTGAAAGACTGCAGAAAAATTTTAAGTAAGAACTAATGGATATCCCCGTGGATTGTAATCGATTGTAGATAAGAATGTGTGGTTGAAAGCAATCAAGTTGAGGCCTAGAATCTCAGGAGGCAGTTAGAGTTTGGAATGTGAAAGATAATAGTATTCTGATGGTTATATTAAGTGCATGATCATTTGCTTTTAAAGTTTAAAATGTCTGGCACAACGTAATACTTATTATAAGATAATCGTCGTTTTTTTGGTTCTAAATGTCACTTGCGTCAATCTCCCGCTTTAATAATGCGGACGACGACAATGACGATGACGACGATCCATATTACTAAGAGATGCATGTTTCGAGACGAGTAGGGTTTTATTTTGCCCTTACCTGGAATTACGTATAGGCTCTTGGAAAAACTCGGGAACCCGAAATCCGTCGGTTCCATAAGTTTCTGGATAACTTCGTATTTTATTAAGAATTGttttattcgaatttttttttttttgcagttttaGTTACTAATATAAtcttaaaacaaaaagaacatagaaagtaaaaaagcaaaaaataaatcacattTCAATCATCATTTAaacaagggttaataccacaaaaaaccctaaattggtacacccgtgataaatttatcctaaaattatttttttattataaaaagcTCTTAACTGGtacacttttgataaatttaccccaaaccagtacacttgtgacaaatttaccctccattaattttcattaaattttattgtcaaattgctcGGTTGGACGACATATGGCGATTACATGGTGTACACGTTTGggggtttttaccctttatttgtcataaatgtatcaattagagatttttcgtgatattaaatgtATTTAACAAAAACcaacaaatgataaatttatcgtgtatgtaccagtttgagatttttagtggtaaaaaaaattattatgggagTAAATTTAgcacggatgtaccagtttgaggtttttatggtcaaaaaaatagtttgaggtcaatttgtcacaactgtagtttgaagtttttgtagtaaaaaaatagtttggggtaaatttgtcacacatgtaccaatttgggatttttcatgatattaattctTTAAATAATTGATCTTACATGAAGAGTTATCCCATTTTATTGGGAGTAGAGGTGTCAACATAGGTCTTTAATCCACTTTTTCCACTTTTATTTACTTGGGTCATATATGGgttcaacaaatttaaaaaatgggtcaaacaTGGGTTTAGGTTTATACAACCTATTCAAATatagttttaactcaatccatttTCATCTTGTGGCCTGCAGTTTCCCAAGCATCACTTGTAAATAGGCCTCAAGTATATTACTttgtattttatattttatatattttgttttttataagtaaaaaaaaaagagaaaaaattaaaaatgtaaaaaaaaaattggaatgccTTCGTTTGCCactggagaaaaagaaaaaaaaagaaaagaaaaaaaataaataaataaatacttttctaaaaaaataaataatacttttttaatttttaataataattttttaaaaaaacatttttgattttttaataataaacaatattttttaaaaaattaaaaaattaattgcatgaaagtttttaacaatatcatttttcttaataaataataagaaacaaacatgatttggtaaaatataaaagtatttaagtaatacagGTTGAGTAGGGTATGggtcatcaaattttttttgcatgaaCATAGGTCAAAACagattaaatgagtcaatataaattggaccatatttgacccaatcCAAACTTGACCCGACTCGATTCGATTCACCTGTTTGACACAACTAATCGGGAGCATGAACTAAAATGTATAAATCACGGATGTCATTACGCTAGAAATGAATAAGCTCTTCTATCTACTTGGTGCATATCCAAATCTTAAGTCTATATTTCTTACCAAAGGACGTGAACATTGCAGCACTAAAGCATGCAATTATGAGGGATAATAATTAGCATCATTAGAGTCTAAGCTATCCGGgccatcattttctctcttGTAAGCACGCAAAAGGCGTTCTTCTTCATACTTATCTATCTTCTCATCCAACCCTGGATCTGGTTGGATACCCCAATAATTGGAGGTAGATGGAACTCAAAGCGTCAAGGCGGTTATATGATCTAGAAGATAGCACAAAGCACAGGAATTTCCCctaaagatgatgatgatattgaatCCGTATTCTCCATCGATGACGAGTCATCATCGGATATTCTTTTTGCTCTCAAAGCCTATTCCTCCGATTCGGATGATCAATCTCTATGCGACATTTTCACTTTCTTCCCCGATTCTCCTGCTGACTTATTCCATGTTCAACCTCGAACTTCTTGATTCCATATTTGACAGCAAGGATCTCCTTAAAAGTGGAACGAAAATGCTACTCTCTAGCCAAGAAAGATCTTGATCGacatttcaaagaaatgaataaGCTCTTTTATCTACTTGATGCATATCCAAATCTTAAGTTTGTATTTCTTTCTTCCATTCCGAAAGAAATTAGCCAAGCAATTGAGCAAATTTTACAATCAAGATGGAGAGCCTTGGCGGACGCCACAATTGGAGAACTCCAACAAGCAATCCATGTTGTTCTCGAAAAAACATGTTTTAAAAGAAGTCTCTTCAACATCTATCTACGAAAGAACAGAGATCTTGACAAAGTTTGTGACAGACCAGACTTGAAGATCAAATGTTCCAAGGACGGCAATGACCCTTCTTGTTCAGGccataaaaagaagagacaCTTCAAGAAAATTTAGTCATTATTTGGAAGATCGGACCCTTGAGATTGAAAAACTCAAACGCCAAATTCGGGAGAATAGACAACAGAGGGTTGAACATGGAATAAGTCGGCAGGAGAATCGGGGAAGAAGGCGAAAATGTCGCCTAGAGATTGATTGTAGCCATTGAGTTTCACAtagaaaaaatcattagaaCCTTATCCAGAGCCCTCATGGGAAACAATATTAACCAGAAAAATATGATTGATATATTACTTTGGTTTCAGCCTCTTTACCCGTAGAGAGAACTATTCAAAGTATAGGTAGATAtaggggagggaggggggggggggattTGTCCTTTTATTAATGGAGTTGGAGATTGCCTTAaggattttttcatatttaaaatatgaaaCTTCATAACCACTCGAGAAATTTTGTGAATAAGtgaatacatatatataattaattaagaaccATTCTACAAAGTATATGCTACAGGAGGTACACGATATGGAGCGGGCATAGATAGGTATAACCTAATGTCTCGTCACCTTCCATGCATTCATCggatccaaaaatttggaatctGAAACTTATCCAGTGAATGCAATATCCATACTCCCCTGAAACCTACCCTACCATTCCTAGCAAAACTTGATGGACTTCAAAGTCAAATTGATGCGGGGATGAGCTTCTTATCCAATAGGACCAATACAACCAATACTATGGCCAATCAATTATTGCACTAGGGTATAGAGCTGACGTGCCATTATCCTCTCTAGTTAATAATTTTGTATTCTTATAATAAGATCTTCATTTTGCGTCTCAACGAGTTCGAGATAAAGGTAATTTTGCTGCGGATTGCTGCGGATTTCAATCCACGTCATAAACCACCAAAATTTTGTCCAAACTTAATGATCAAGTCATAGGAAATAGTTCGTCGAAAATGACTTCTGTTTTGGCTATCAacattttcttactaaaaaatACATCAAAAGGCATTGATGATCAAATCGCTTTGGACTTTGATAGAAACTTTACGGTTGATGCCACCTCATACTTCCATTTACTAGAATATAATTACTCCTTTAAACATTTGATGACAAATCCAAGATGTGACATAAAGCTCGATGAAGAATGTTAAAaccctaaaattcgaaaataattgAGTTTAACATGAAGAATCTCGATAAagaattatcaatttttattttatgaaattgaaaatcggaCCATTGCCTTTGGGAACTAGTTCGaaccagccaatttggtttgaTCCAAGCGATTTCTAGTCTAATCACTTTCttttgctcacccttaatttgagggttttaaaattttcgagaATTAAGCATTTAAAAAGATCTAAATGCATGCATTGCAAGTAAGTTaagagcaaaaagtaaaaatcaacCCAGAGCAGCCGTGATTTATCAAGACAGATCGTGGTTTTTCAAGTGTTAAACTCTCACACTAACAATTATTTTCTGTATGTATTACTAATAATTCGTCGAACGCGTTAAAAAAAACAGCTatgataatttttcacattattttgttaattaatttaaatttttgggtggaaaaaaaaaggtgagtATATTTGTGATTCTCGTTTGTTATAAGTTTATTagatttttgtaatattaaatCGATTTACGAGTAATTTCGTTTGATATTTTGTAAAGAATTAGTGTGtggaatttatcaaatatagttgttttgtgattaaaataattaataaattttttttaaaaataatatagtTCATatgtataatttgatttttcttacccATTATTTAAGTTAGTGATTCTGTAAATGAATCAAACGATAAACATCTATAATTGAAAAtatctttatatatattttatgtaAATATaggtcgttttttttttttggtccatgaaaaaaaaaacaaaggtaatTCACACGCTCCGAAGCTGGAAAACGTAATCTCAAAACGGTCACAAGACAAAAGGAGAATAATCACAACTAAGGGTACCGGATGCCTTACCGGACTCCCCGGTAAAAAGTGCAGAAAAAAGCAACCTCCTGCCCCCACCACCCGGCCCCTTTTAACCGACACGTGTTCAAGTCCTTATCCGTTTCCTCCTCAAAtagctgtctctctctctctctcctgtctgCCAAACCATCCCTCTCCTTCCTCctgtttcctctctctctctaaaagcaAAACCCACAGCTTGCACTCAACAGAACCTTCAAAAGaatcccttctctttctcttcttctccctcaacACACGCAACACTCGAAAGAGCACAGAATGGCCACAAACCTCCTCACTTTCGGGCCCTCCGGCATCCgagcctccgcctccgccggcCACAAGAGACCCGAACAGAACCGCCGCCGGATCTTCTCCTCCGccgccccctcctcctcctccccctcctcctcctccaactgGTGGACCCCTCTCTTCGGGTGGCCCTCCGAGCCCGACTACATTGACTCCGGCAGCAACAAGGCCGACCGCCGGGAGGACAAGTTCGAGCCCAGACCCGACCCGGAGCTCGACCCGAGACCCGCGAGGTCGTCCCGGTTCGCCCCGGGCTCCTTCACGGCCGAGAAGGCGAAGCAGCTGCGGATCATGACCCAGGACGCGGGGTCGTTCCACGACGCCATGTACCACTCAGCGATAGCCTCCCGGC
This genomic interval from Rhodamnia argentea isolate NSW1041297 chromosome 4, ASM2092103v1, whole genome shotgun sequence contains the following:
- the LOC115756993 gene encoding uncharacterized protein LOC115756993, which produces MATNLLTFGPSGIRASASAGHKRPEQNRRRIFSSAAPSSSSPSSSSNWWTPLFGWPSEPDYIDSGSNKADRREDKFEPRPDPELDPRPARSSRFAPGSFTAEKAKQLRIMTQDAGSFHDAMYHSAIASRLASDFGSRPDL